The following are from one region of the Etheostoma spectabile isolate EspeVRDwgs_2016 chromosome 15, UIUC_Espe_1.0, whole genome shotgun sequence genome:
- the nptxra gene encoding neuronal pentraxin receptor a, whose translation MVAFIGAVICIIAAVHTGSSRATLAEQTPATGNHSLYPGADTAAGSVARAGSLGALHGSETPDSEAPTFNMGLSGLDGVTGLTGHDPTVSRLICTPIPAGECNTKNFQQQAEDPSLYAGEDWGYLRTTAEELRQTVLQQKDQILTDQRTIRDLTGKLSECEKGLDGGSSHADRRGSAAGLWGGKDSAEETHLERIMVRDSPDSTPENVHLLTVRAVDELEQAITQLKDRIEKLESDIGPFPHNQTDSNTSGAPEEGGMSGGPERLTDPGHKAGDDRPWRMEDFAGELERKVELLEKERKTLRLETEKHRQGIDHGINKLHHRISELEEGVSGHSFPEGYRLSFPTRTNYMYAVVKPSIPALRAFTACLWLRPAEGGIGTPLSYAVPEQPNELVLLQGLHTPTELLINDKVAQLPLNLSRGSWQHICVSWSQKGGAWQAYQGGKLRGEGHALAAGHHIRPGGVLILGQEQDSLGGGFDSSQALVGELSQVGLWDRVLSSSQVASLARCGKVSQGSVAPWTENGVEVHGGATKDPGEPCSKHNRNS comes from the exons ATGGTGGCCTTCATCGGAGCGGTTATCTGCATCATCGCAGCCGTTCACACCGGGTCCTCCAGGGCTACCTTGGCAGAACAGACACCAGCCACGGGCAACCACTCGCTGTATCCGGGCGCGGATACTGCGGCGGGATCCGTGGCCCGGGCCGGATCTTTGGGCGCTCTCCATGGTTCTGAAACACCCGATTCAGAAGCACCGACCTTCAACATGGGGCTCAGCGGGCTGGACGGTGTCACCGGACTCACCGGGCATGACCCAACGGTCAGTCGACTCATTTGCACGCCGATCCCAGCCGGGGAATGCAACACGAAAAACTTTCAGCAACAAGCAGAAGACCCGTCGCTGTACGCGGGGGAAGACTGGGGCTACCTCCGCACCACCGCGGAGGAGCTCCGGCAGACCGTCCTGCAACAAAAGGACCAGATACTGACAGACCAGCGGACCATCAGGGACCTGACGGGGAAACTATCCGAGTGTGAGAAGGGGCTGGACGGTGGCAGCAGCCACGCGGACAGACGCGGGAGCGCTGCGGGGTTGTGGGGGGGCAAAGACTCGGCAGAGGAGACGCACCTGGAGCGGATCATGGTGCGGGACAGCCCGGACTCGACGCCTGAGAATGTCCACCTGCTCACCGTTAGGGCTGTGGACGAACTGGAGCAGGCTATCACTCAGCTCAAAGACCGCATAGAGAAACTGGAG TCAGACATTGGCCCATTTCCTCACAACCAAACGGACAGCAACACATCAGGAGCACCAGAGGAAGGCGGGATGTCTGGGGGTCCGGAAAGGTTGACCGATCCCGGACACAAAGCTGGTGATGACAGGCCCTGGAGGATGGAAGACTTTGCGGGAGAGCTGGAGAGGAAGGTGGAGCtgctggagaaagagagaaaaaccctGAGGCTGGAAACGGAGAAGCACAGGCAAGGAATTGACCATGGCATCAATAAACTACACCATCGAATCTCAGAACTGGAGGAAG GTGTCTCCGGGCATTCCTTCCCAGAGGGCTACCGGTTGTCTTTCCCAACTCGGACAAACTACATGTACGCTGTTGTGAAACCCTCCATCCCAGCGCTGCGGGCCTTCACCGCCTGCCTGTGGCTGCGGCCCGCAGAGGGAGGAATCGGGACACCTCTGTCTTACGCTGTTCCAGAGCAACCCAACGAACTGGTGCTGCTGCAAGGCCTGCACACCCCCACTGAGCTGCTCATCAATGACAAG GTGGCGCAGTTGCCTCTAAACCTCTCCCGAGGCAGCTGGCAGCACATCTGTGTGAGCTGGAGCCAGAAGGGAGGAGCTTGGCAGGCCTACCAGGGGGGAAAGCTGAGGGGCGAGGGTCACGCACTGGCAGCCGGACATCACATCAGACCTGGAGGAGTGCTCATACTGGGGCAAGAGCAG GATTCCCTGGGTGGAGGTTTTGACTCATCCCAGGCCCTGGTTGGAGAACTGTCCCAGGTGGGTCTTTGGGACCGAGTCCTGTCTTCCAGCCAGGTCGCCAGCTTGGCCCGCTGTGGCAAAGTAAGCCAGGGCAGTGTGGCCCCCTGGACCGAGAACGGAGTTGAGGTTCACGGAGGAGCAACCAAGGACCCGGGGGAGCCTTGTAGTAAACACAACAGGAATTCTTGA